The genomic region GATTTAATGATTAAGGTCTTGGGTGGTGGAGGCGAAGTTGGTAGGATGGCTATTTTCGTCAAGGAAGCAAATTCAGAAAGGGGGTTCCTCTTTGATTATGGAGTTAACTTTGACGAGAATGATAGACCTGTAATGCCAGGCCATGTTAGGCCGAGGGACATCATGGCCGTGTTCCTAAGCCACGCCCACCTGGACCACTGTGGTGCGTTGCCCAGCCTATACGTTAGTTCACCACCACCTGTATACGCTACACCATTGACACTCGAGCTTGCGGATATAATGTTTAAGGATGCCATTAAGTTAAGTGGTTATTACCTGCCTTACGAGGACGAGGAGATTAAGGCTGTGCTTGATCACGCGATACCAGTGACTTATGGGGAGGACGTAGATATTTCGAAGGATGTTAAGGCCACGATAATAAATGCCGGTCATGTACCCGGCAGTATGTTGACTCTCCTCGAAATAAATGGAGCCAGGGTGTTATTTACGGGTGATTTTAATTTATCGCAGTCGAACCTGCTTCGTGGTGCTGATATCAATAATGTTCCTAGGGATGTTGATGTGGTCATTATGGAGGGTACGTACGTAACCAATACGCACCCACCCAGGGAGGAGGTTGAGAGGGAGTTCATTAGGGTCATTAAGGAGACGATTGAGGGTGGTGGCTCAGTGTTAATACCGGTGTTGACGATAGGTAGGGCTCAGGAAATATTAATAACGCTTTATAAGAATGGTATTGACTACCCAATAATAATTGATGGTTTAGCCAGGATCGCCAACCAGATAGTGGCTAAGTACCCGCATTACCTGGCGAACCCTGAGCTTTACCTAAAGGCTGTGGAGAATAGTCTCGAGGTAACCACGGATTATCAGAGAAAGTCATTAACTAAGGAGCCCGTGATAATAGTCTCGCCAGCCGGTATGCTGAAGGGAGGCGCCGCTGTTTATTACCTAAAGAAGTTGGGTAGGGATAGGAGGAACGCCATAATACTGCCGAGTTACCAGGCACCGGATACGCCAGGCTTTGAATTACTGACTAGGGGTAGGACATTCATTGATAAGAGCGAGGTCATTCTAGAGGCTAAGCTTTACTGGTTTGACTTCAGTTCCCACAGTGGTAGGGCTGAGCTGGAGGCATTCATTAATCATTTTAGTCCAGATACGAAGGTCCTCCTCGTACATACAGAGGCAATAAAGGCGCTGCAGTTTCTTGATAGGTTAAAGGTTAAGTATGGGATCGATAACGTCCATGTGCCGATTAACGACGAGACATTACTAATACGTGTGAATAGGTGACTTAATCTATCGTTGGCTTATCAATGCGCCCACGTTGAAAGGTTTAAAGGCTGTATTAACTTCGTTAATTGCTATGTCCCAGATAAAGATTGAGGAGGTGAAACCAACGTTTGAAAGGGTTGGACTGCACAGCCACATTAAGGGCCTAGGTGTTAGGGATGGCAAGGTGCAGTTCTCGGCTGATGGCTTCGTGGGGCAGGTTGAGGCTAGGGAGGCTGCCTACTACGTGGTTAAGATGATTAGGGCTGGTAAGTTCGGTGGTAAGGGTGTGTTAATCGTTGGACCACCTGGCACTGGAAAGACGGCACTGGCGATAGGTATTGCTAGGGAGCTTGGTCCGGACACACCATTCGTGCAGATAAGCGCTGCCGAGGTCTACAGCATGGAGATTAAGAAGACGGAATTCCTAACCAGGGCTCTTAGGAGTGCCATTGGCGTTAGAATTAGGGAGTGGCGTAGGGTTTATGAGGGCGTTGTTAAGAGCCTAGATATTCAGTACGGTAGACACCCCTACAACCCATACGCCCAAATACCCAGGAGCGCCACCATAACCCTGGCCACGAAGGATGAGGAGAAGAGGCTTAGGGTCCCCGCCGAGATTGCCGCGCAGTTAATTGAGCTCGGCGTTGAGGAGGGTGACGTCATATGGATTGATGAGGAAACTGGTAGGGTGTTCGTTCAGGGTAAGGGTGAGGGTGGTGAGACTTATGATATTTACGTTAAGAAGAAGATCGAGGTGCCCAAGGGACCTGTCTATAAGGAGAAGGAAATAACGAGATTCTTCACACTCAACGACCTCGATATATACCAGGCTAGGCAACAGGGTTTGCTTAGTGCCATGATATTCGGCTTTGCCGCCGAGGAGCGTGAGATCCCGAATGATGTTAGGAAGGCCGTTGATGAGTTTGTGATGAAGTTAATTAGTGATGGGAAGGGCGAGCTTGTGCCGGGTGTGTTGTTTATTGATGATGTACACATGCTCGATATAGAGACCTGGGCCTACCTAAGTAGGGCTATGGAGAGTGAGTTAAGCCCAATACTAATCCTAGCCACTAATAGGGGTATAACGAAGATAAGGGGCACGGATGTTGAGTCACCACATGGCGTTCCCCTCGACATGCTTGATAGGCTCATTATAATCAGGACGAAGCCATACACAGCCGATGAGGTTAGGGAGATAATAAAGATTAGGGCTAGGGAGGAGAAGGTTTCGTTAACTAATGACGCGCTTGAGGAGTTGACTAAGATAGGCACTGAGGAGAGCCTTAGGTATGCAATACAGTTATTAGCGCCTGCCCAGTTAAGGGCTCAGGAGGTTGGTCATAAGGAGATCGCTAAGGAGGATGTTGAGTACGTTAAGAGGTTATTCCTTAGTGTTAAGGAGAGTGTTCAGTATGTTAAGGAGTATGAAAACTACTTTCTGCGTTGAGGCCTTCTACACCTAAAGAAAAGTTAAGGTTAAAAAGGCAATAGGAAGAGCCGGTTATGGGGAATAACCATGCTTAGCCTTAACGATGTTGTTCAGGCAATATACACGGTGACTAGGGTCGTAACCGTGCCCGTTAATATACACGCAATCATTTACCTGGCAGGTAGGGATTGGGCAATGTTTGAGAGGGATGGCCCATACATCATCTATAAAACCACGGATACCCAGGGAAATCCCGTAATCATTAAACTCAGGATTAGGGAAACCGGTTCATCCGAAACTCATTATTACGAGGTTTACGGCATGGAAATGCAGTTCAAATACATGGGTAATGACTTCCTAGCCGTATACCCAATAAGTGGCGGTTTTAGTAAGGCTAAGGTTGATGATAAATATCTCCTCGACATAAGCACTAAAATAGGTGGTGGTGAGCCATGCATAGCTGCGTTGAGAATTGGGCAGGTACCAGCAATATGCAAGCAGATTGGTAAGTTCTACCTCGTGATTGCAAGGATGTGATCAGTAGCGGCGTTCCGGCATCACCGCTCTGCTGGGTTCATCCTCATCACACATATAGTCATTAGGGAATTGGTTTATATATAACTCTTTAGTCATATTTTTGCTTTGGGAATGTCTCGGTTTATAAAGGACTTTTGGGGTAGGATATTATCGCCGCTGTATGTGGGAGAGAGGGAATTCATAAGTAAGTTGGTTACACATATTGAGCTTAGCCAAAGGGCATTATCAATACTCGAGGAGATGGTTCTTAGCGCGGTGGAGAATAATAGCGTGAGTAAGACCAGGGTTTCTGAGAGAATGAGGGAAATAGCGGCGCTTGAGCGTGAGGGTGATGAAATCGTCAGGCAGATAAACGACTCAGTACTCAGGGGTGCTGTCCCAATAACTACCGCGTCGATTATGGACACCATACTCAATAAGTCGGATGATATATTGGACGGCATTCACGTACTATCGAGGGAGTTGAGACGTACCTACTACCTATGTAATACAGAGCCCGTTAGGAAGTTCTTAAGTGAGGAGTTCTTAGAGATGCTCAGGATTGGTAAGGAAGCCCTCAAGATGCTCCTTGAGATAATTAACAACCTGGACAGGAAGAGCTTCAGCGATATCAGAGTCATGGTCATGGGCATACAGAAGCTTGAGGAAGAGGTCGATGACATAAAGGACTCAGCCCTGGACAAACTATACTCCAACGCCAAGGATTTAACCTACGTGGAGTTCATGAGTAGCATGAGCTTGATATTTGGTATTGATGATGTGCTTGATTCGATAAAGGATATTGCTTATATGCTATTGACGTTAATTAGTACGTATGGTGCATGACAAGGTGATTGATGTTAGGGCCGTGCTCTTTGATTACGACGATACCCTAGTGGAGACTAGGGGTGCTATGGATTACGCAAGACGGGCTGTGGCCAGAAAAATATCGTTGAGGACCTCCCTTGATGAGTACCTTGTACTCAACGTGATTAGGGATGTTGAGGTGAGGATGGAATCCATTGGCCAGTTTGACAGGAGGGTTTGGTTTAGCGAGGTGGTTAAGGCTCTTAATATTGACTTGAGTATTGGCGACATTAATGATCTCGTCAAGACCTACTGGGATTCACTGCGCCTACGGAGTAGGTTATTCCCCGACGTCATACCAACCCTGGGCTTACTGAGGGCATGTGGTTTCAGGATCGGTTTGGTGACGAACACTGACGGTGAGCCGGGGCTTAAGAGGGATAGGATACGTGGGGATGGCGTTGATGGATTATTTGACTTAATAATAGTGGCTGGGGATGATACAGTACACACGAAGCCTCACCCTGAACCATTCATCAAAGCTCTACAGACCCTTAACATGAGGGGCTATGAGGTGGTTTACATTGGTGATAGGGTGGATGTTGATGTGGCTGGGGCGAAAGCCGTAGGCATGCATGCAGGCCTTATTGATAGGTACGGTACTGCGGACCCCAGGGCTTATGGTCGTGACGGCGCAAGGCCCGATTTCATAATTTACTCGTTGGCAGAACTACCGCAATTACTTAGTTGTGTCAGTAATGCTTAGGGTAGGTGATGCACGTCCATCCCATGTTAGTAATGATGTGGTTGCACTACATTGGTTGGTTTTTACGTTGAATGATTAATGGGCATGTATTTGATATCTATGCATTAGATTTCTCAGTGAGTTGAAAATAATTATTAGGTTTGATTTTATTACTCAACGAGTATCTTCGTCAGCTTATCCTTTAGCTTTTCTATCTCGAGCAGTATTAGCCCCAGGTTTGGCTCGGGCTTTGCTATGGCCGTTAGTATCAAGTCCTTGCTTAATGGCGCCACTAGTAGAGTATTCCTGGTGTACTGCGACACGCTTATTACTGACTCGCCCAAGCCCAGTTCTGCACCGAGCCTGTCCATGGTGCTTCTGGCTATCGCTACCATGGCACTAACGACCTTTGCATTAAATTCTCCACTGACCTTAAACGCGACTGGTAAGCCATCGCGTCGAACAACGAGCGCGCCAACTATGTCTGGGAAGACTCGGTTCATAAATTCCTCCAACGCATTCACAACCTCCTTACCTACGCTGGACTCCATCGTTAACAATATAGCATCTGTGTTTAAAAAACTTTCTATTCTATTATGAATTAAATATTAAGGTGAGCACCACGGCAAATCTTAAATAATGCTATTGAAACCGAACTCGTATGCCCCTCAGGGAGCACTTGGACATCGTAACGGGGAATTCCACGTACCTGGATGATGTTAGGTTTGACAATATGGCTTACCTGCACGTGATTAGATCGCCGTATGCGAGGGCTCGTATAACACGGATAGAGGGACCGGGCTCTCGTGCCCTGTTATTCCTCACTGCCAATGACATAGGTGACCTACTGATGCCTGCCGTTACGGCGCCTAACGCTAAGGTGGTTAGAATGCCAGTGCTGCCTCGCAATACCGTGAACTTTGTCGGCCAGCCCGTGGCGGCAGTGGTCACGGACTCTAGGTACTCGCTTGAGGATGTCGCTGACGAGGTATCGATTGAGTACGAGCCGTTGAGGCCCGTGGTTACGATAGACGAGGCATTAAGGAATGAGGAAGTGATACACCCAGAGATAGGTACAAACATATCCCTGGACATCACGTTGGAGGGCGGTGACCTTAACGTGTTTAAGGAGGCGGATGTGGTTGTTGAGAGGGAAATTGAGCAAGCCAGGTTGGTTGCCAACCCAATGGAGCCCAAGGGATGTGTCGTTTATTACAATGGCGATAAGCTCCTCGTCTACGCATCCACGCAATCAACGTTTAGGGTCAGGTCAGACCTGGCGGAGGTCCTCGGTCTGCCGATTGATAAGATCGTGGCTAAGGCCCCTAAGAACGTTGGCGGTGGCTTTGGCAATAAGACGCCGGCTTACCCCGAGTACGTACTCGCCGCGATAGCCTCAATGAAGCTGAAGAGGCCCGTTAAGTGGGTTGAGACGAGGACTGAGCACTTAAACAATGCGACCCAGGGCAGGGGCGTTAAGTCTAGGATGAAGCTCTACGCCAAGAGGGATGGGACCATACTGGGTATTGAGGGCGAAGTAATTGTTAATCTGGGCGCCTATAACTTCACCATAAATGCCTCATCGCCAATATTCATAGCGAACCTATCCACGGGACCCTATAGAATGCTTGCGGCCAGGGTTAGGGCGGTCGGTGTTTTCACGAACACACCACCCTCCGGTCCATACCGAGGCGCAGGTAGGCCCGAGGCAGCGTTAATTCATGAGACCCTAATCGATGACCTTGCCGATGAACTGGGCATGGACCCCGTCGAGGTCAGGAGGAAAAACATAATTAGGGATGGCGAGACCTACAAGACGCCGCTGGGCCTTGTTATTGACCCCGCCAATTACCAGTCAATTCTTGAGGACGCCGCTAGGCATTATTATGAGTTAAGGAGTAGGTATCCAGGCAGGGGTGTCTCCATAGCTGTCTTTGCGCTCTATGTAAGCACGTTTGGTGGGGAGGGCGTTAGAGCCGTGATTGGCAATGGCAAGTTAAGGCTCTACATTGGCTCTAGGCCGCAGGGACACGCCCACGTGTCCGCATTCACAAAATACGCCTCTGAAGTGTTTGGGGTGCCTGAGGAATTAATTGAGGTTGTGCCTGGCGATACCGAGACCCTTAACTACGGCGTTGGCACGTTCGGCAGTAGGAGCGCTACCGTGGTTGCGGCGACAATTACCGAATTGGCGGAGAGGGTTACATCGAAGTTGTCATCAATGGGTCTATCGCTTATTGACGCGATTAAGTCAAGGGGCGTTGTTATTGAGGAGGAGGTTGATTATAAACCAAGCATTGCCATACTCGCGCCGGGCGCTCATGTCGCAGTTGTTGATTTCGACCCAGAGACTCTGGTGGCAAACGTGATTGATTACTATGCGGTTTACAACGTCGGTAAACCACTTCTTGAGGAGGAGGTTGAGGCGCAGCTTCATGGTGGCATACTCCAGGGAGTCGCACAAGTGCTTTGGGAGGGCGCGGCGTACGGTGATGATGGGACACCGCTTCATTCGTCCCTCGCGGATTACGGATTGCCCAGTCCTCCCGACGTGACGTATAAGGTATTGACTAGGGGTTTGAATACGCCATCGATTATGCCCGGTGGATTACGTGGTATTGGTGAGGCTGGGACGGTGGGCGCGTTGGCAAGCACATTCCTGGCTCTTGAGAAGGCGATAAGGGCTAAGATGAATATTAGGGTCAAGCTTAATAGAATGCCGGTGACGCCATCGTATCTACACAGGCTAATTAGTAATTAATAATTTTAATTTTAATTACAGTGTAAGGAATTACTTGGTTGTCTCGAGTAATGCCTTGAAGAGCGTTACTGGGAATGTGCGATCCATGCCCAGATAATCAATGAGTAGTACGTATAGTTCATACGGCAGTGCGCCGGCCAGTATTGTCCTTGCCACGAAGAATTTTGCATCGGCATCACCGCACATCTTCATAGCCTCCGCCGCCTGAAGTGCGGTGAAGGCGGCGTAGATTCCGGGGTTTACGCGATACACCGCGAATATAGACAGTATGCTGTCTGCGTATTCGCCGATGTCCGTTGTACCTACGAGTTTCTTAATGTTCTCCTGAATCTCGGTGAACTTGCTTATCAGTGCGTTGACGTCATCTGACAGTTCAGGGAATATCTTGAGTAAGATGCTTACTGCATTCTTTGTTATGGCATCGTAATTCTTCAACACGCACTCGCTTGGTTTTACGTTAAGGTTCGTTATGATTAATTGAACTGTCTTCTTTATCTCCTCTTTCACGTCGGTACTGCTTGAGCTCATCATCATATAACGTGAGAGGGGGTATTTAAGTATTAGCAGTAGAAAGAAGTCTATCATGGTATTAACCTGGTAAGGATATTTGATTAATATAGGGTATATTGAGTTAGCCACTGTTCTCTTTACCGTATTTCTCCAGTAACGCCTTAAGTAGGTTTATTGGGAAGTTGTGATCTAGGCTTAGGTAGTCAAGTAACAGCCTATATAAATTATTTGGGAGCGAGCTGGCCAGTAATGTCCTCACCAGGAAGAACTTCGCATCGGAATCACCGCAGATCTTTGCTGCCTCCATTGCCTGTAGTGCCGCAAATACGCCATAGAGGCCTGGGTCGACATTATACGTTGTAAATATGGTTAATACTGCATCCGCGTATTGTGCCGGGTCCTTAATCCCCACGAGTTTCCTACTGGCCTCCTGGATCTCCTTGAACTTGCTTGCCAGTATGTTGAACTCTGTCGATAGTTCTGGGAATAACTTGAGTACTTGGTTCATTGCGTTTAGGGTTATTGTGCCGTAATTCTTCAGTAGACAGTCGCTTGACTTTACCTCAAGGGCTGAGGTTATTATGCGGGCAATGTAGTTAACTATCTCCTTCACATCGGCACTACCTGGTATGCCTACTATCGTGCCTGGCCCTGACGCGCTCATTATATTTATTAGTAATTGAACAAATATAAGCATTAAGTAGTTGAAATAATGTCACTGAGCCGATCAGATATAGATAAACATTATTACAGTAATACCATGCTAATCGTGACTAGTTTGAATGGGTATTCAGGTGTAGAAAGTGTAAAAAAGAAAATCTATCTATCATTGGCATTAGTGTCAGCAATGCCGCTGCCATGATGGGTTTCCAGGGGATTAAGGCCCTAGGCGCCCTTAGTTCTATCTTAACGTTTTCAATAATATCACTGATGCACTTACCCATTGGTTTTATGCATATCCTTTTATCGGTAACAAAATGCCTCAGCGCATCATAAACCTCATAGACCACATTGAACCTAGGGCCAACGAGGTGCTGCAGGTAATCCCTACTGATCTCCGCCTCAGCCTCTATCACACCATCGCTAAAAATCCTTGCGTGGAGTTCCCACGGGCCGTAAACCCTCATTGCCAGGCTATATAATTCGCCCCTATTGATGGATAACATCGTTGGTTTAAAGCCCCTGCTCATTAGTCCCAGTGCGGCATCGTGTACACTATGGGGAGGTATCTTAATGATAAATACGTGTTTTTGCGAGCCCATCATTATCGTGGACAGGGGAACCCTATATTTTGTCCCATCCTCGAGGCGTACAAGCCAGGGCAAATAAACATCATAGGTGCTATCCATACAGGGGATTTCTTCACCACCCCTTAAATTACTTATATCCCACAAAGTATGTCAGGCCCCCATCTAATCGTTGCCTATCACGGAATGCCCAGTGTATCTGCCATGGAATGGCCACCAATTCCACTTGCCTAGTAGAACTATTATCGCTGGCACGAGTAGTGGCCTGACTATGAATGAGTCGATGATTACTGAGGAGGCTACCGCGAGGGCCACCTGCTTGAGTATGTAAATGCTTGATAGTGCCAGGGAGGCGAAGGCCATGGCCAGCACGAGGGCTGCCCCAGTCACCACAGGCCCAGTAACCTCAACGGCCCTAACAATTGCGTCCCTATCGCTCAACCCATTACTGATTTCCTCCCTGAACCTACTAACTATGAATAGGTCGTAATCAGTACCCACACTGAGCAGTAGCGATATTAGGATCACGGGAAGTAGCCAGTAGGTCTGTATTCCCATTAAGCCTTGGAACACGAATATTGTTAGTGCCAGGGACCAGGT from Vulcanisaeta distributa DSM 14429 harbors:
- a CDS encoding MBL fold metallo-hydrolase, with protein sequence MTDLMIKVLGGGGEVGRMAIFVKEANSERGFLFDYGVNFDENDRPVMPGHVRPRDIMAVFLSHAHLDHCGALPSLYVSSPPPVYATPLTLELADIMFKDAIKLSGYYLPYEDEEIKAVLDHAIPVTYGEDVDISKDVKATIINAGHVPGSMLTLLEINGARVLFTGDFNLSQSNLLRGADINNVPRDVDVVIMEGTYVTNTHPPREEVEREFIRVIKETIEGGGSVLIPVLTIGRAQEILITLYKNGIDYPIIIDGLARIANQIVAKYPHYLANPELYLKAVENSLEVTTDYQRKSLTKEPVIIVSPAGMLKGGAAVYYLKKLGRDRRNAIILPSYQAPDTPGFELLTRGRTFIDKSEVILEAKLYWFDFSSHSGRAELEAFINHFSPDTKVLLVHTEAIKALQFLDRLKVKYGIDNVHVPINDETLLIRVNR
- a CDS encoding RuvB-like helicase — protein: MSQIKIEEVKPTFERVGLHSHIKGLGVRDGKVQFSADGFVGQVEAREAAYYVVKMIRAGKFGGKGVLIVGPPGTGKTALAIGIARELGPDTPFVQISAAEVYSMEIKKTEFLTRALRSAIGVRIREWRRVYEGVVKSLDIQYGRHPYNPYAQIPRSATITLATKDEEKRLRVPAEIAAQLIELGVEEGDVIWIDEETGRVFVQGKGEGGETYDIYVKKKIEVPKGPVYKEKEITRFFTLNDLDIYQARQQGLLSAMIFGFAAEEREIPNDVRKAVDEFVMKLISDGKGELVPGVLFIDDVHMLDIETWAYLSRAMESELSPILILATNRGITKIRGTDVESPHGVPLDMLDRLIIIRTKPYTADEVREIIKIRAREEKVSLTNDALEELTKIGTEESLRYAIQLLAPAQLRAQEVGHKEIAKEDVEYVKRLFLSVKESVQYVKEYENYFLR
- a CDS encoding DUF47 domain-containing protein gives rise to the protein MSRFIKDFWGRILSPLYVGEREFISKLVTHIELSQRALSILEEMVLSAVENNSVSKTRVSERMREIAALEREGDEIVRQINDSVLRGAVPITTASIMDTILNKSDDILDGIHVLSRELRRTYYLCNTEPVRKFLSEEFLEMLRIGKEALKMLLEIINNLDRKSFSDIRVMVMGIQKLEEEVDDIKDSALDKLYSNAKDLTYVEFMSSMSLIFGIDDVLDSIKDIAYMLLTLISTYGA
- a CDS encoding HAD family hydrolase — its product is MVHDKVIDVRAVLFDYDDTLVETRGAMDYARRAVARKISLRTSLDEYLVLNVIRDVEVRMESIGQFDRRVWFSEVVKALNIDLSIGDINDLVKTYWDSLRLRSRLFPDVIPTLGLLRACGFRIGLVTNTDGEPGLKRDRIRGDGVDGLFDLIIVAGDDTVHTKPHPEPFIKALQTLNMRGYEVVYIGDRVDVDVAGAKAVGMHAGLIDRYGTADPRAYGRDGARPDFIIYSLAELPQLLSCVSNA
- a CDS encoding roadblock/LC7 domain-containing protein, whose amino-acid sequence is MESSVGKEVVNALEEFMNRVFPDIVGALVVRRDGLPVAFKVSGEFNAKVVSAMVAIARSTMDRLGAELGLGESVISVSQYTRNTLLVAPLSKDLILTAIAKPEPNLGLILLEIEKLKDKLTKILVE
- a CDS encoding xanthine dehydrogenase family protein molybdopterin-binding subunit, whose translation is MPLREHLDIVTGNSTYLDDVRFDNMAYLHVIRSPYARARITRIEGPGSRALLFLTANDIGDLLMPAVTAPNAKVVRMPVLPRNTVNFVGQPVAAVVTDSRYSLEDVADEVSIEYEPLRPVVTIDEALRNEEVIHPEIGTNISLDITLEGGDLNVFKEADVVVEREIEQARLVANPMEPKGCVVYYNGDKLLVYASTQSTFRVRSDLAEVLGLPIDKIVAKAPKNVGGGFGNKTPAYPEYVLAAIASMKLKRPVKWVETRTEHLNNATQGRGVKSRMKLYAKRDGTILGIEGEVIVNLGAYNFTINASSPIFIANLSTGPYRMLAARVRAVGVFTNTPPSGPYRGAGRPEAALIHETLIDDLADELGMDPVEVRRKNIIRDGETYKTPLGLVIDPANYQSILEDAARHYYELRSRYPGRGVSIAVFALYVSTFGGEGVRAVIGNGKLRLYIGSRPQGHAHVSAFTKYASEVFGVPEELIEVVPGDTETLNYGVGTFGSRSATVVAATITELAERVTSKLSSMGLSLIDAIKSRGVVIEEEVDYKPSIAILAPGAHVAVVDFDPETLVANVIDYYAVYNVGKPLLEEEVEAQLHGGILQGVAQVLWEGAAYGDDGTPLHSSLADYGLPSPPDVTYKVLTRGLNTPSIMPGGLRGIGEAGTVGALASTFLALEKAIRAKMNIRVKLNRMPVTPSYLHRLISN